A single Rhopalosiphum padi isolate XX-2018 chromosome 4, ASM2088224v1, whole genome shotgun sequence DNA region contains:
- the LOC132928463 gene encoding uncharacterized protein LOC132928463: MSDNSDGNRLSGRGDVYRSSETSAVVDTPSGQQQTTANYKTLTDKSSNDILSEYLLLELGQSKKEIFNYVHLSQSMRITNINNNKKLLNTILHSKVINTQLEVEVVLSCLGVNSCQTPSKPLQAINTKDHKNRNDHKDRDDHKNANDLKHEDDYKDRVDPKDKEMMSSSIGPLILQFTQLEESNFKNQFFVTRSSFQIVCRHLMQEYGSMAYKRTEIDVEKQLLVTLTYLGTVLSYKEIGSKFNIAISTAHKCVNDVTNTLFKRMGELIYWPINQQADSEIKAFNEMPGNHFPDILGVIGMVDLKKTCTANPSKHTKDGSSIAIQCVCNNRYQFYNVFTSYLLKSSVTTSTFLESPLAEMILNDPDTLFPNSWSHIVGQCCFPLLPNLMTPFSGDTCNTISQNTYNNAIEVPLNIIKLAFGKLLGRFTRLLCLDLWGQDKFAILIFAACCLHNLCLGNNDDIHCPPYECCTFKCDYYDEYSVQKRREICSKIKS; the protein is encoded by the exons ATGTCCGACAACAGTGACGGTAACAGATTGTCTGGACGCGGCGACGTCTATCGTTCCAGCGAAACAAGTGCGGTGGTCGATACGCCGTCGGGACAACAACAAACGACAGCAA aTTACAAAACATTAACTGACAAAAGTTCTAATGACATCTTATCTGAATACTTATTGTTGGAGTTGGGGCAGAGTAAAAAGGAAATATTCAACTATGTGCATTTAAGCCAATCAATGAGAATAACTAACATCAATA ataataaaaaattgctCAACACGATTTTGCACTCCAAGGTAATAAACACACAGTTGGAAGTAGAAGTTGTATTATCGTGTTTGGGAGTCAATAGTTGTCAAACTCCGTCCAAGCCTCTGCAAGCTATTAATACAAAAGACCACAAGAACAGGAATGATCACAAAGATAGAGATGACCACAAGAACGCAAATGACCTAAAGCACGAGGATGACTACAAAGACAGAGTTGACCCCAAGGACAAAGAAATGATGTCATCATCTATTGGtccattgattttacaatttacacaattagaagaatcaaatttcaaaaatcagttttttgtCACCAGAAGTTCATTTCAa ATAGTTTGCCGTCATTTAATGCAAGAATACGGAAGTATGGCATACAAGAGGACTGAAATAGATGTTGAAAAACAATTGCTGGTTACTCTAACTTATTTGGGAACTGTTCTGAGTTACAA ggaAATTGGATCAAAATTTAACATTGCTATTAGCACAGCTCATAAATGTGTTAATGACGTTACAAATACATTGTTTAAACGTATGGGTGAACTTATCTATTGGCCGATTAATCAACAAGCTGATTCAGAAATAAAAGCATTCAACGAAATGCCTGGAAATCATTTTCCTGATATACTTGGTGTCATTGGAATGGTTGACTTGAAAAAAACTTGCACAGCTAATCCATCCAAACACACCAAAGATGGATCTTCAATCGCAATTCAG TGCGTTTGCAACAACAGATAtcagttttataatgttttcacCAGTTATTTGCTCAAATCATCTGTTACCACATCAACATTCCTAGAGAGTCCATTAGCTGAAATGATTCTTAATGATCCAGACACACTGTTTCCAAACAGCTGGAGTCATATTGTCGGACAATGCTGTTTTCCCCTTCTACCCAATTTAATGACTCCATTTTCTGGTGATACTTGTAATACAATATCACAAAATACCTACAATAATGCTATTGAGGTaccattaaacattataaagttGGCGTTTGGAAAACTCTTGGGGCGTTTCACAAGACTGTT gtgcTTAGATTTATGGGGACAAGACAAATTTGCCATACTAATATTTGCAGCCTGTTGCTTGCACAACCTATGTTTAGGTAACAATGATGACATACACTGTCCGCCTTACGAGTGCTGTACTTTTAAATGTGATTATTATGATGAGTATAGTGTTCAAAAACGGCGAGAAATATGCTCCAAAATTAAATCTTAA
- the LOC132928464 gene encoding ubiquitin carboxyl-terminal hydrolase 22-like, protein MDSVIGCEHLVQRKNEELLNNYRIVHLNFISCQSDDSIRAKKKLASCHECKFEGARLLSCLYCVCFACPTHFLEHFKNTQHSFGINLTFSHIFCAHCDDYTYDGEIMTLADTLNKELYCYKNKSLQTKDIVLLRKSKEIEYIDSATPVPGFINLGNTCFLNSVLQVLMHTPMLRNYVLSDQHICPFLKEPSRCITCEIGRIYQQSYMLQVNVISLQKLLKIFWDNTWYMASALQHDAHECFIAILDIIHKQAIIQNENDKDIKHLENCQCIIHKIFKGVLQSDIVCQSCNNVSSKIDIINDIPIYFSMDEKGKYPTNITLTACLEQFGQIELLNDLDCTNCQTKKLSTKQLILKHLPVVLCFILKRFGQPSDNVSNKITTFVEFPETLDMNKFIKKKTVTGSAFIDECFASRESIYKLYAVICHEGLLNGGHYLSYIQHMGHWYQCNDNVVRLVQFEDILRSPAYLLFYHKEFMNFY, encoded by the coding sequence ATGGATTCAGTTATTGGTTGTGAACATTTAGTCCAAAGAAAGAATGAGgagttattgaataattatcgtattgttcatttaaattttatatcttgTCAGTCTGATGATTCAATACGAGCTAAAAAAAAACTGGCCTCATGTCATGAGTGTAAATTTGAAGGTGCGCGATTATTGTCATGTTTATATTGTGTGTGTTTTGCATGTCCCACACACTTTCTTGAACATTTCAAGAATACTCAGCATAGTTTTGGTATAAACTTAACCTTTAGTCATATTTTCTGTGCTCACTGTGATGACTATACCTATGATGGTGAAATTATGACTTTAGCTGACACGTTGAATAAggaattgtattgttataaaaataaatccttacAGACAAAAGACATTGTCTTGCTGAGAAAAAGTAAAgaaattgaatatattgataGTGCTACTCCGGTTCCAGGATTCATCAACTTGGGTAATACATGTTTTTTGAACAGTGTACTGCAAGTACTAATGCATACACCAATGTTACGAAATTATGTTCTTTCTGACCAGCACATATGTCCATTTCTAAAGGAGCCCAGTCGATGTATAACATGTGAAATTGGCAGAATATACCAGCAATCTTACATGCTGCAAGTCAATGTAATTAGCTTGCAAAAGTTGTTGAAAATCTTTTGGGATAACACTTGGTACATGGCATCAGCTTTACAACATGATGCACATGAATGTTTCATAGCCATATTGGATATCATACACAAACAggcaataatacaaaatgaaaatgACAAAGATATAAAACATCTGGAAAACTGCCAGTGTATCATCCATAAAATTTTTAAAGGAGTTTTACAAAGTGACATTGTTTGCCAGAGCTGTAACAATGTGTCATCTAAAATTGACATAATCAATGATATTCCTATTTACTTTTCAATGGATGAAAAAGGAAAATATCCAACAAACATAACATTAACTGCATGCTTAGAACAATTTGGCCAGATAGAATTGTTAAACGATTTGGATTGCACAAATTGCCAAACAAAAAAGTTATCGACCAAACagcttattttaaaacatttaccagtggttttatgttttattttaaaaagatttggACAGCCGTCAGACaatgtttcaaataaaattactacaTTTGTTGAATTTCCAGAAACATTAGACATGAACAAATTTATCAAGAAAAAAACTGTGACGGGTAGTGCCTTCATTGATGAGTGTTTTGCTTCACGTGAATCCATCTATAAACTATATGCTGTGATTTGTCATGAAGGTCTACTAAATGGAGGACATTATTTGTCTTACATACAACATATGGGCCATTGGTATCAATGTAATGATAATGTTGTTAGATTAGTACAATTTGAAGACATATTGAGAAGTCCAGCATACCTATTATTCTACCATAAAGAGTTTAtgaatttctattaa